In a genomic window of Erigeron canadensis isolate Cc75 chromosome 5, C_canadensis_v1, whole genome shotgun sequence:
- the LOC122602165 gene encoding pentatricopeptide repeat-containing protein At5g57250, mitochondrial, with translation MVRFKLPKSKQSFQSLTTLLKTGFNPTLKHHINFLNHLYKSKKYQFITHFISSRLSQENHITQLIFTKALLKQHSYEKAFDFINTHMPNPPKILQNQVFDSLIQGFCVNLKNPERGFSVLEILSKNDGFSPSCFTFCTLVCSFCKQGKMDRAIEVLEVMTSDKFRYPLDSFVVSCVVYGFVSIGKYELALRFYENAVKNDDGLRMNIVSYTCVLSAYCRLGQFEKASDLVKKIEIDGLEFDVVFYGSFVYEYFRVGSVIEGLKKHKEMVERKIERDTISYTILIDGFSKEGLVEKAVGFIYKMRKEGIKPNLITYTAIILGFCKKGNLEEALNVFKFVENLGMELDEFVYATLIDGFCRINDFDAVFHLLDEMKEKGIQASIITYNIIINGLCKSGRTDEANEVSRGMESDAVTYSTMLHGYIKEKDLTGLLMTKKRLEESGVPMDVALCNVLIKALFMVGSFEDVNIIYKGMSEMGLAANDVTYCTLIDGYCKFGRIEEALEIFDEFRRTSMDSVGCYNCIINGLCKNDMIDMAIQVFLELNERGMPLDPATYQILLQSILRATGPEGVLDFVSKIEKLGPEVFHIICHNAFCFLCDGGFFKFASELYTFMRINGLVNTKMSHKLLLELLLKDQKTCVTKIPLSDFVKEFGVFEPRVSRIILHHLCMKDIGLAIKLLKTDNAKIQNLTFPVSVLEKLIKNGRACDAYKLLMESKERLPFMDVVDYTIIVNGLCKEGYIGKAVEVCALAKSLGIILNIITYNSIIKGLCHQGCFIEAFRLFDSLETITVTPSEITYSTLIDTLSKEGYLLDAKKFLERMVLKGLKPNIRVYNSLINGYSKLGRLPEVLSIVEDLNEKGIKPDEFTISVVINSFCRNGNMEGALEYYFDARNNGYVPDLLGFFNLIRGLCSKGRMEESRSILRDMLQTEKAVDLLKKVDTGGEAESVDHFLISLCDQGNIREAVLILDQIMPILFPVGKKVDEGKFCIVGSQPLISNDEDDAVNGDFDAYYGLLESLCSSGELKKANKIAKLLAGFDGG, from the coding sequence ATGGTTCGATTCAAGcttccaaaatccaaacaatcATTTCAGTCTCTTACAACCTTATTAAAAACAGGTTTCAATCCAACTCTCAAACACCACATCAATTTCCTTAATCATCTTTACAAATCCAAAAAATATCAATTCATTacacatttcatatcatctcGACTAAGCCAAGAAAATCACATTACACAATTAATCTTTACAAAAGCCCTTCTAAAACAACATAGTTATGAAAAAGCTTTCGACTTTATCAATACCCACATGCCAAATCCCCCAAAGATTCTTCAAAATCAGGTATTTGATTCATTGATTCAAGGTTTTTGtgtcaatttgaaaaacccaGAAAGGGGCTTTTCAGTTTTGGAAATTTTGTCGAAAAATGATGGTTTTTCACCttcttgttttactttttgtacATTGGTTTGTAGTTTTTGTAAGCAAGGTAAGATGGATAGAGCTATTGAGGTTTTGGAAGTGATGACTAGTGATAAATTTAGATACCCTTTAGATAGTTTTGTTGTTAGTTGTGTTGTTTACGGGTTTGTTAGTATCGGAAAGTATGAGCTTGCTTTAAGGTTTTATGAAAATGCtgtgaaaaatgatgatggtTTACGGATGAATATTGTTAGTTATACTTGTGTTTTGAGTGCTTATTGTAGATTGGGACAGTTTGAGAAAGCTAGTGATTTAGTTAAGAAGATTGAAATAGACGGATTGGAATTCGACGTTGTGTTTTATGGTAGTTTTGTTTATGAGTATTTTAGGGTTGGGAGTGTAATCGAGGGTTTGAAAAAGCATAAAGAAATGGTTGAGAGGAAGATAGAGAGGGATACTATTAGTTACACAATACTAATAGACGGTTTCTCAAAGGAAGGACTTGTGGAGAAGGCGGTAGGTTTTATATATAAGATGAGAAAAGAGGGAATTAAGCCGAATTTGATTACTTATACGGCGATCATATTGGGATTTTGCAAGAAAGGTAACTTAGAGGAGGCTTTAAATGTGTTCAAGTTTGTTGAGAATTTGGGGATGGAGTTGGATGAATTTGTGTATGCTACTTTAATCGATGGATTTTGTAGGATTAATGATTTTGATGCCGTGTTTCATTTGCTTGATGAAATGAAGGAAAAGGGTATTCAGGCAAGTATTATCACGTATAACATTATAATTAACGGGCTGTGTAAATCCGGGAGGACAGATGAGGCGAATGAGGTTTCAAGAGGCATGGAATCAGATGCTGTGACTTATAGTACAATGTTACATGGGTATATCAAAGAAAAAGATCTTACGGGGTTGTTGATGACAAAAAAAAGACTTGAAGAATCCGGAGTTCCTATGGATGTTGCACTGTGCAATGTGCTTATCAAAGCATTATTTATGGTAGGTTCATTTGAGGATGTAAACATTATTTACAAGGGGATGTCAGAGATGGGTTTGGCTGCAAATGATGTTACTTATTGTACTTTGATTGATGGGTACTGTAAGTTTGGTCGAATTGAAGAGGCACTTGAAATATTTGATGAGTTTCGACGGACATCAATGGATTCAGTAGGTTGCTACAATTGCATCATCAATGGCCTTTGCAAGAATGATATGATTGATATGGCCATTCAAGTCTTTTTAGAGCTTAATGAAAGAGGTATGCCTTTAGATCCCGCTACTTACCAAATTTTATTACAATCCATTTTAAGAGCAACAGGCCCAGAAGGGGTATTagattttgtttcaaaaattgaaaaattggGGCCTGAAGTTTTTCATATAATATGCCACAATGCTTTTTGTTTCCTCTGTGATGGGGGCTTTTTTAAGTTTGCCAGCGAGTTGTACACTTTCATGAGAATAAACGGACTTGTTAATACCAAAATGTCCCATAAGTTACTATTGGAATTACTTCTTAAAGATCAAAAAACGTGTGTTACTAAAATTCCTTTAAGTGATTTTGTGAAAGAATTTGGAGTTTTTGAGCCTAGAGTTAGCAGGATCATTTTACATCACCTATGTATGAAAGACATAGGCCTTGCCATCAAACTCCTGAAAACAGATAatgcaaaaatacaaaatcttaCTTTCCCGGTCTCTGTTCTGGAGAAACTAATAAAGAATGGTAGGGCCTGCGATGCTTATAAACTTTTGATGGAATCAAAAGAAAGATTACCCTTCATGGATGTCGTCGATTACACCATTATAGTCAATGGTCTTTGTAAAGAGGGATATATTGGCAAAGCTGTAGAGGTATGTGCTTTAGCTAAAAGTCTTGGAATTATCCTCAACATTATCACTTACAATTCAATCATTAAAGGATTATGCCACCAGGGTTGTTTTATTGAAGCGTTTAGGCTATTTGATTCATTAGAAACGATTACTGTGACACCCTCGGAAATCACATACTCTACACTTATTGATACATTATCCAAAGAAGGCTATTTGCTTGATGCCAAGAAGTTTCTAGAAAGAATGGTTTTGAAGGGCCTGAAACCAAATATTCGTGTTTATAATTCATTAATAAATGGGTATAGTAAGCTTGGAAGGTTGCCAGAAGTTTTAAGTATTGTAGAGGATTTGAATGAAAAAGGCATCAAACCAGATGAATTTACAATCAGTGTAGTGATTAATAGTTTCTGTAGAAATGGTAATATGGAAGGGGCCCTTGAGTACTATTTTGATGCTAGAAATAACGGATATGTGCCGGATTTATTGgggttttttaatttaataagagGGTTATGTTCAAAAGGAAGAATGGAAGAATCTAGAAGCATTTTGAGAGATATGCTTCAAACTGAAAAAGCTGTTGACTTGCTAAAGAAGGTTGATACAGGGGGTGAAGCAGAGTCGGTGGACCATTTTCTCATTTCGTTATGTGACCAAGGAAATATTCGAGAAGCCGTTTTGATTCTTGATCAAATTATGCCTATCCTCTTTCCTGTTGGAAAGAAGGTTGATGAAGGTAAGTTTTGTATTGTTGGATCTCAGCCGTTGATCTCAAATGACGAAGATGATGCGGTGAATGGTGATTTTGATGCTTATTATGGTCTGCTTGAATCGCTCTGTTCATCAGGAGAGTTAAAGAAGGCGAATAAAATTGCAAAGTTGCTTGCTGGTTTTGATGGAGGATGA
- the LOC122602228 gene encoding costunolide synthase-like produces MESLPIFSLIAYLLVILTTFWAFIKPKSSKKLPPGPPKLPIIGNIHQLKGASPHRVLRSLARKYGAPFMHLQIGQVSTVVVSNPRLAQEILTTYDHIFSDRPVTTASQILFYKGQDIVWAPRGKYWRQMRKICTLELLSPKRVQTYSYIREEELIRMRMSLELSTGRPVIIREMVVEMVNNVICRATVGDICKDRKILIEVLYDIVKALSAFNLASYFPTMQFLKVILGKKSKWLKRQKQLDTILEDILKEHQNRPSSNNDDQEDLVDVLLRVQKTGHLDLPITKDNIKGVILDMLIAGTSTSAMVLEWAMCELMRNPEMMKKVQAELRDTVKGNTIVEVDIQNMPYLKLVVKETLRLHGSLLLVPRENKVDCQVDGYHIPAKTRLLINSWACGTDPEYWENPESFIPERFEKSSISYLGADYQLIPFGAGRRVCPGANFGLAIIELALATLLYYFNWELPNGLKPDDVDLTEAFMISSLPKHPLQVVPVTMSSLLAD; encoded by the exons aTGGAATCTCTTCCCATCTTCTCCTTAATTGCTTATTTGCTAGTTATCTTAACTACTTTTTGGGCATTCATAAAACCCAAGTCATCAAAAAAGTTACCACCAGGACCCCCAAAACTTCCTATTATTGGAAACATACACCAACTCAAAGGTGCATCCCCCCATCGAGTTCTAAGAAGCTTGGCTAGGAAATATGGCGCCCCCTTTATGCATTTACAGATAGGTCAAGTTTCTACCGTGGTCGTATCCAATCCAAGACTAGCCCAAGAGATTTTAACGACCTATGATCACATATTTTCCGATAGACCAGTCACAACAGCCTCCCAAATCCTATTTTATAAAGGTCAAGACATTGTATGGGCTCCTCGTGGGAAGTATTGGAGGCAAATGAGGAAGATTTGTACTTTGGAACTACTTAGCCCTAAGAGGGTCCAAACCTATAGTTATATTCGAGAAGAGGAGCTTATTCGTATGCGTATGTCTCTTGAGTTATCAACCGGAAGACCTGTTATAATAAGGGAAATGGTGGTAGAGATGGTGAACAATGTGATTTGTAGGGCTACAGTTGGAGATATATGTAAAGACCGAAAGATACTCATAGAAGTACTCTATGATATAGTGAAAGCTTTGAGTGCTTTCAACTTGGCTTCATATTTCCCTACTATGCAATTTCTTAAAGTTATTCTAGGGAAGAAATCAAAGTGGTTAAAGAGGCAGAAACAACTCGATACTATCTTAGAAGACATCTTGAAAGAACACCAAAATCGACCAAGTAGCAACAATGATGATCAAGAAGATCTGGTTGATGTTCTCTTAAGAGTCCAAAAAACTGGTCATTTAGATCTTCCCATAACAAAAGATAATATCAAAGGCGTCATTCTG GATATGTTGATAGCTGGGACCAGTACCTCTGCAATGGTGCTTGAATGGGCAATGTGCGAACTGATGAGAAACCCAGAGATGATGAAGAAAGTACAAGCTGAACTAAGGGACACGGTGAAGGGCAATACGATAGTAGAAGTGGACATACAAAACATGCCTTACTTGAAGTTAGTAGTAAAGGAAACATTAAGGTTACATGGTTCACTTTTGTTGGTTCCCAGAGAGAATAAGGTGGATTGCCAAGTTGATGGATACCATATCCCAGCAAAGACAAGGTTACTTATAAATTCATGGGCATGCGGAACAGATCCCGAATATTGGGAAAATCCTGAAAGCTTCATCCCGGAAAGATTTGAAAAGAGTTCTATAAGTTACTTGGGTGCCGACTATCAACTCATTCCTTTTGGAGCTGGCAGGAGAGTGTGTCCTGGTGCTAATTTTGGGCTAGCTATCATTGAATTGGCACTTGCTACTCTTCTGTACTATTTCAATTGGGAGCTTCCAAACGGGTTGAAGCCAGATGATGTCGATCTGACAGAAGCTTTCATGATTTCGTCATTACCTAAACATCCTTTACAGGTTGTTCCTGTCACCATGTCGTCTTTGCTTGCAGACTAA